A section of the Drosophila subobscura isolate 14011-0131.10 chromosome A, UCBerk_Dsub_1.0, whole genome shotgun sequence genome encodes:
- the LOC117892447 gene encoding putative cyclin-A3-1 codes for MCGDFNLSIQKVFPVMFGEKLRKNSKEQSTKMSGKLKISLAEKYRRYCRGPFKHPKMPFKKIRATTKQTLALKSYLNDLEDSGKAIVIVCLKTGGIRQKSSIRGLRFRDESATPERSFKVESPSRDELEPPSRDELEPPSRDELEPPSGDELEPPSGDELEPPSGDELERPSGNTSELENRNMTDPQQDPRPSNTLLHAVCGYDDEISHCTRCRKDSRKRRYRGLSVCECWSTSLIKDIDPFYFYAKDIFNHLFLVESTLPVLKSRMAGHKELTPNMRRVLVNWLHAVHNKLSLRDEVFEMAIGIIDRYLQQVVKEILPSDLNLMGLTALILASKYEHPRPTFISWFLMHTDGGFTAEMICDMELQILQTINGDLSRPLPSQFLHCFCMATEDFAVECQHLAHYYVELALMDTELASVKPSEMAAAALFLALNLSDGTPDGGLDESLWTRPLADCSRCTALRLRPTVLRMAQLPLKAEQAELLSIRQKFSSRKYNSVSLAPELKERPRLDSILNTQDQNEPPLMAPVVPKKRSFFKLPSCNVM; via the exons ATGTGCGGAGATTTTAATTTAAGCATTCAGAAAGTTTTTCCAGTGATGTTTGGCGAAAAATTACGCAAAAATAGCAAAGAACAATC CACCAAAATGTCgggcaaattgaaaatatctCTGGCTGAAAAATATCGCCGCTACTGTAGGGGTCCGTTCAAGCATCCGAAGATGCCGTTTAAGAAAAttcgagcaacaacaaaacaaacattagCTCTTAAAAGTTACTTAAACGATTTAGAGGATAGCGGAAAGGCAATTGTAATTGTTTGTCTGAAGACTGGTGGAATTCGGCAGAAAAGCAGCATTAGAGGCCTACGCTTTCGCGACGAGTCCGCCACACCGGAGCGTAGCTTCAAGGTCGAATCGCCAAGTCGCGACGAGCTCGAACCGCCAAGTCGCGACGAGCTCGAACCGCCAAGTCGCGACGAGCTCGAACCGCCAAGTGGCGACGAGCTCGAGCCGCCAAGTGGCGACGAGCTCGAGCCGCCAAGTGGCGACGAGCTCGAACGGCCGAGTGGCAACACGTCCGAATTGGAGAACCGGAACATGACGGATCCGCAGCAGGACCCAAGGCCATCGAACACCCTGTTGCATGCAGTCTGCGGATATGACGATGAGATCAGTCATTGTACGCGATGCCGCAAAGACTCTAGGAAACGCCGTTATCGGGGCTTAAGCGTGTGCGAGTGCTGGAGCACCAGCTTGATCAAAGATATAGATCCCTTTTATTTCTACGCCAAGGACATCTTCAATCATCTGTTCCTGGTGGAGAGCACGCTCCCGGTACTCAAGAGCCGCATGGCAGGGCATAAGGAATTGACACCCAATATGCGCAGAGTTCTCGTCAACTGGCTCCATGCTGTACACAACAAACTCTCCTTGCGTGATGAGGTCTTTGAGATGGCCATCGGCATTATCGATCGCTATCTGCAGCAGGTGGTCAAGGAAATACTGCCCTCGGATCTCAATCTGATGGGCCTCACTGCCCTGATCTTGGCCAGCAAGTATGAGCATCCAAGGCCGACATTCATTTCATGGTTTTTGATGCACACGGACGGAGGCTTCACGGCCGAAATGATTTGTGACATGGAGTTACAAATTTTGCAGACAATCAATGGAGATCTATCGCGTCCGTTGCCGAGCCAATTTTTGCACTGCTTCTGTATGGCCACGGAGGACTTTGCTGTTGAATGCCAGCACCTGGCGCATTACTATGTGGAACTGGCATTGATGGACACCGAATTGGCCAGCGTCAAGCCATCGGAGATGGCCGCTGCTGCGCTCTTCCTCGCGCTCAACCTGTCCGACGGCACCCCCGACGGTGGCCTCGACGAGAGTCTCTGGACACGCCCGCTCGCCGATTGCTCCCGTTGCACGGCTCTCCGCCTGAGACCCACCGTCCTGCGCATGGCTCAGCTGCCGCTCAAAGCCGAACAGGCGGAGCTGTTGTCGATCCGCCAGAAGTTCTCGAGCCGGAAGTATAATTCTGTTTCGCTCGCTCCGGAGTTGAAGGAGCGTCCCCGTCTGGATTCGATCCTGAACACTCAGGATCAGAATGA ACCCCCCTTGATGGCACCTGTGGTTCCCAAGAAGAGATCATTCTTCAAGCTCCCATCCTGCAACGTAATG TAA